The proteins below are encoded in one region of Zerene cesonia ecotype Mississippi chromosome 26, Zerene_cesonia_1.1, whole genome shotgun sequence:
- the LOC119836981 gene encoding uncharacterized protein LOC119836981: MTSASSSSARSLFAESKQRLAERVQVNMNNITSLARQIQRGSKSNELLMKAARDTASTEPLMESTEANLKKMHLISVHMGYQYESILKSAQILSEASEQAANMHR; this comes from the exons atgacATCCGCATCGTCTAGCAGCGCTCGATCCCTGTTTGCAGAATCTAAACAACGTCTTGCTGAGAGAGTTCAAGTAAATATGAACAACATAACATCACTTGCGCGACAGATTCAACGAGGGTCCAAATCAAACGAG ctTCTGATGAAAGCAGCGAGAGACACCGCATCCACAGAGCCATTAATGGAAAGCACAGAAGCAAACTTAAAGAAAATGCACTTGATTTCTGTGCACATGGGATACCAGTACGAAAGCATATTAAAATCAGCTCAAATACTCTCAGAAGCGAGCGAACAAGCTGCTAATATGCATAGATGA